The Xiphophorus hellerii strain 12219 chromosome 6, Xiphophorus_hellerii-4.1, whole genome shotgun sequence genomic interval CCTGGCGGgacattttcaagagggacatTTGTAAAACAATTGTTTAATAAGGATGGACAAATGTTTAATAATGCTgaatttctttgtaaatataaCTTCCATGTGACTCTTAAAGaatttgctgttgttttcagtGCTGTTCCAGCAGGTTTAAAATTTCATATCTACTGGGGATAGAGCTCATGTTAAATATTCTAGGTTTCAAGAGTTATTTATTGGTAATACACATACATGCCTGCAAATTTGCCAAACACAAGCCTACCCTCACTGTTTTCAGAGCCTATTTGAGATGCCTTTTGGACTCTTAACTTTGTGCACCAACTCTAAAGCTGTGAAACTTATCATAGCCATAAGTGATGAATTTGATTTgtaaccttttatttttttctcatggaCGCCTAGGGATTTGTTTCACCGGCACCTCAAGCATACTACTACTGTCAGCaattgtaaattttttatttgtaaataaagttgttaaaaaaatacccCAACGTGGGGACCCTTCATATGGTTGGCTGAAGGTAGATATCTGATTGACATTTGTGGATTGAGCCACATCAGGGGAGTCTCAAAATTCACACACAAATGCAGCGAAGCCCACAGGCCAGAAACAGCTTGTAAAtcatatatatttgtgtttgcataTAGGCCTCTCAcagtaacaaattttgctgagcgattaattgtctcacaaattattgcgataaatgatgatattgtttgaagaccattttaaactgatgtaatggtaatgacataataatgcatgcaaCATCTTGCCAAAAATGAATACTCTTccttttcaaaagaacacttaacactggaactggtaaacaaaataaacaaaactactaaaaacaaaaataaaatggactctCAGTCTCCGttaacaaaaaatgcacttgaataaaaactaaacacaacattaaacgaaagtggaaataaaaactacattcaacTAAAAGAGTACAGTTTATGAAATCTGTATACTATATTGCCCTtcaataatcattagatttagatAGAGAAGATAGTTATATCcaactacctgatgcaatagttcactcGTAccttacactaaggaaatgaggaagggaggggtcagtggagagcacagGAGTGGAGCCTTTTTCATCCAGTGTCAtcaatagaaagaaaaatacgcaggaagaaacgataaagcgaaaaattaaaatgaggtcgatcATTTTcgtttatcatgcgattaattgatttattgtttatcgcgacaggcctatttgCATAAAATATACAAGTGTGAATCATGttctgtgcatgtgtgagtCCTTCTGTGCATATTGCTTTGTACACACGTGAGTCATCTTGTGCATATGTGACTCGTCCTGTGCACATGTGAATAGTCCTGGCATTTGTGAATCGTTTGGTGCAATATTGAAACTGTTCTAGCTCCATATCCTTGTTCACATTTAGTTAGCAAATTGAAATGAGAGGCTTAAAGTCTTCTGCATAGCTTAGAAGTTCAGATTAAGCTGAGCATGAAACTACTTGTTCCTCTGTAGGCGGCAGGCAGCAGTGATGCCCACAAACAGAACTGTGTCTGGCTGTTTGTCTCACACCAGAAGTGCACCTGTGATGACCTGGTGAGATACAGCAGGCTTGTGGCCCTGAtccagtgcttctcaattccagtcctcagccCCCCcctgttctgcatgttttagatgtgcttctattccagaacagctgattcaaatgattgcataaccatcaagtgctgcagaagcctgttaatcagcaAAATATTCTATCCGGGTGTGTGACAGAGgggaaacacctaaaatatTCAGGGCAGGGGATCgggaggaccggaattgagaaacactgcccTGATCACACATGACAGTATTTCATATGTGAAAATATTGTCATGTGTCTTTTCACATGACAGTATTTGTCACGtggaaatatgacaaataattttatgttttctgcatCACATTCAGTCAGTGATGCAGACTGCTGGTGATTCATCAGTCTGCATCATACTCTGATGCAGTCTGAAgagtgtgtatttgtgttttccagATGTCAGGTCTGAGCAGAGCCTGTGGAGATGCCGTGTTGAAGTTCGAACCCTTTGTTCTCCACGTTCAGTGCCGCAGGCTAGAGGATGCACAGCTGCTGGTGAGGATAGCACTCATAGGATTAACATTTGTTCTGGGGAAGAAGCACGAGCTCCACAGTGGTTCTTATCAAATtccattaaaaaatgtaaaagtgaatTACTTAACAGTGACATACTTTAAGGAGAATTTCTGTGGTAAATCAAAAATTCAGACCCCAAGAAAGTAAGAATGTTACATAAGTAAAATATAAACTGAAGTGGTTTGACAAGGATAATAGAGAAGACATAGGAAATTTTAGGAAGGTCCATCATTTTAAGAGTTTTCTGCCATGGGTTTTTAACTTGACTTGCCTATGTAAGAGAGGGAATTAGCTACCTCCCAATGTCTAAGTGATTCATCTAAGTGATTAACAATGTCTAAGTgagaaatgatttctttttctagATATTCTAGAAATTCTATTATTTATAACATAAGAATTTTTAATAACTCCAGTCTGCCCAGGGTGTATAATCTAATGGGTTATATTATCAAGCAATGATCAATGATTTTATAATCTGCATGAATTTATAAGAGACATTGGGAGGTAGCTAATTGGAATAGGGTTGCACAATAAATCGTAAATATGTTGTCACCGCAATATCAGTGTTcaaaacattcatattcatgttcaaacatttctgtcgaagaagagaaatgtttgctttccaAAATCTCTGTTTGGAGATCAATAATTGTTGATATATAATATCTACACGTTCTGAAGTGTTATATATTTatgctaatgtaatatttagccaGTAGGACAGTCTCACTACAGCAAAAACTCATATCAGACACACATAACATTGCCCAAAGGTCACACAGAGTAGGAAGCACAAAttagaaagagaggaaagaagaaaagaggtATATATTGCACTTCATCTCGTCATTACAATATTTTCCAATATTATCGCTATTGCAAGAATTTCTAATAACATTCAGACCTGGTGGGTTCTTTATTCGACTTGAGAACGAGCTTGACGTTAGCCTATATCATATTTTGAAAGAGTTATGGAGGTTTCCTGAAGCTTTTGACTGTCTGTTAGAAGACGGACCAGCAGTAGCCAGAATTATTTGTTGAATTGCCTATATGCCACGGACTTCCTTTTAGCACTTAAACATTCTTTAGCCACATAGACCACTTCCGGTGCACAGGCAACAGAATGTTAGCAATGGCTCCTCGGTCGCTGCAGGACTATTAATGATGTTTATAGAATTATTATGACGTCCTCAAAAGCTCTAACAATGACTGTTGTTAAGTGTTAATATGTATCGGTggtgttaaaataaatgaagaaattagCTTGTTTCCATAGTAATAGGTTACCGAAAGTCTTAAAATCCCTTAAAGATCAAAGGAAAGATTGCTTTTATTTGCttgttaaaagtaaataaaaagtgttgAAGGTTGGGTCAGAGCTTTTGGCTGATGACTCTATTTAATGTAAAGAACAgcagagtgattttttttcatttgtaggTTTAACATGCAGCTTTTCTTTCAGCATTCAGTGGCTGTCAACTCAGGCTTCAGGAACTCTGGGCTCACTGTTGGCAAGACAGGGAAGATTGTATCGGTAAGCAGAGAGAGGTGGTGATGCAGATAAGATGTAATTTTAAGTTAAACCAGCATTAGTAgctttttttatgcatttcacaAGACTTTTGATTTTTAAGTTCATCTTACAAACATAAGATATGAAGAAACGCTGAGATTGAATGTAGTTCTGGTGTCATTACTAAGATTTTCTGTGTGTTACAATGTTCTAGTGTTCTATATCTGGACACAAAATAAACCATTAACCTTTTAGCATTTCTTAACATTACACAGAGTGATCTTATCCAAAATGCAGAACtattggatgaaaaaaaaaattaataaattgacTTGTATGGACACCCtccatgttattgtttatatcGGGAAATTCCATGTATGCTCACATCGCTGGAGACCAAAAAGCCTATTCTTTTACATACTATCGATAGCTGCTCTGCCGGGGTGGAACAATTTTATTATCTAAATAAACCTTGGAtatgtaggtattattaatttgatgctatgcgccacagcaaagaaaaaagcacagaaaaattgttgaagaacaactcaaacactttttttcttgctttctgtgTTGGCTACGCTACACATAGACTCATTGCCATACTGTTACGTCCACaaagggcacaacatatttgaggacacgaagacaaaaactgaggattcaaaagtaatttttattttcaattctctcgaccttttctttaagatgagcttcttttgatttttctgtgaagaaaaagagaattaaatcctcggttccccgtgtcccaaaaaaaaagaaaacaaaaactcccaaagtataaacagaaagttggacctgatgagccgatcaaaaagaacaaaacggtacagcagggggccaaccctatacagggccgtcgaagcccctgctagaaccggactacaagaaaaaagaaactactgttaaagaaaaatcgaaaacaggacaaccggtcccaccaggtcaaaaattacaacaaaaaaacatcaaccaaacaaacaactaacaaaaactaccgtgtggcaggctggagacgtgcGAACCGCGTCAGAAGGCATCCTGGGTGTTGGTTGGGAGTGGGCGTCGCCTTTACCTGGCGCAACCCAGCCTATTTATAGGCGGTCCAACAGCGTCACAAATTAACGGAccaaattacaagaaagaattatcaaaactccaaagtatattaaacaacaaaacaaaaaattatacaactaacttctatacaaaatgatccaagtgaaaaaaaaatagacagaaataaatacaatgtgccgAAGCACATAACACATACctactgacaacaacgccacatCTGTTTTACAGGATTCATcaccaaaaaacattcaaacatttcTCAAAGAAAAACCAGAATATTCACTTCGTTACAGTATTCTGCTTTTAGGCTTGAcatttattttgcgattattaataagtgatcactgtggtagattagctactgctgctattagctaTTCTAACAGCAGTGGTTGATTATTTAATTGTGGttgattaataatttaaacacctgctttaCTGATGATCTAtcagagttggtgtttaggtcgcctgttttattttgcaacagAACCGAAACACATTGAATTCAGAATCACATTTTCATGTTatggttgtcaaagtcaagcaaGAATAACTGAACTACTTGCCTTTCCCTcgctattgttttttttcttaaaacttttttctgaccttGTTATCTGGTTGTCATAGTGCAGCAAAGCTATacgtccctttttcttttatatatatatatatatatacagtacagaccaaaagtttggacacaactgtgtgtccaaacttttggtctgtactcagttcagaccaaaagtttggacacactttctcattgaattcaatgagttATGTTCAATATGTTAGAAATTTATCTAGAAAATGTAGATATAACACAAGAGACAGCAGAATAAAGTATGAAAAGATGATAAAACATGttacaccttctcattgaattcaatgagaaagtgtgtccaaacttttggtctgtactgtatatacagatatacggtatatatatatatatatatatatatatatatatatatatatatatatatatatatatatatatatatgggtgtCACCAAGCGAAGCAAAGATTGTAGAGTGAGAGtcctgtttttatcttgtaCTCTTCTGCACTCTAAGGGTTGTCGGCCAGCcttaatcagtttttgtttgagTGAATGTTGCCAATCTTATGTGGTTATGTGAGCGTGCAGCAGTGTGCATGTAAGATTAGAGTCAGAAGAAGGACACAGAATCATTATTGGATGACTTGCCAAAAGAAAAGCCCTCTTCTTTCTGAAATCACAGCAGCATGATTAAGATCTGCTAAGCTGTAACGCAGTTAAGCACAAGATTTTTGGAACCATGGCATTTGGACAAATGAGACCAAAGTAGAGATGTTTGGCAATAATGCACAGCACAAGGTGTGGAGAAAATTAGACACAGCATATCAGCCCAAGCAGCTGTGCAGCATGGTGGAGGAGAACTGGTGCTTTTGGCTTTTTTGAAGCCACAGAACCTGGTACGAGGGCTGATGATATGAACCTGCTTTCAGTCATGCACTGTCATGAGTGAGTGACTGTCTACTCTCTGTCCGACACCTGAAGCTTGACCTTAACTCAGTCTTGAAACTGTCCATTGCGCTATAAACTCAACTAAATGGCTCAATATGAAAATCGTTACTTTTAATGTCACTTAAAAAACAGCTGAGTAGATAGTTAAAATCTGTATAATTTAGATAActagattaaattaaatgatttttttctcttctcagcATAACTTTTCTAAGCAAATATGACACCCATGACTCTTGTCcatttttagcatatttttagAAGATTTGCTTTCTTAATAAAACATTgcatgatttgatttatttatacaCTTTTGTTGtatctgtcatttttaatagattttaaaatcggctttctcccacagtccaaaaacatgactgttaggtcaattttccttaggtgtgagtgtgtgtgtgcatggttgtttcttctctctgtctctgtgttgcccttgCTCATCTTCGCTTTCCAATGGAAGGATGCCCTTTGCATTGCTTGTATTGTACTTGTCATTGGGATGTTGCTTATATGTTTGCAATGATGCACCCCTGCAGGCGGTTCGCAGCACCCACGGCCTGGAGGTTCCTCTGAGCCGTCATGGAAAACTTTTAGTTGATGAAGACTACATCCAGTTcctgacacaaatagccaatCAGAAGATGGAGGAGAACCTCAGACGGGTACAGAGGTTAGCCTTTTGGTCGCTGCAAGAGAACCAACACCATCTAATGTGAGCTCATGTCAGACTCTTTCAATGTGTCTGCTCCAGGCTCTTCCAGAACCTCCAGTCAGCCGTGTCAGCAGAGAGACAGCATATCCCAGACAGCCCTGGCACCCAGGAACATCAAGattcccaacacacacacaagaaaggAAGGAGGGGAGAACAGGGAACAAATAAACAGAACCAACTAAATGTGAACAAACGAAGACATCAGCACGAGACTGATGGTTGTCATGATTATGGGGACAGCAGCCTGCCAGAGCTGAATGACTGTCTGGACCTGTTTACATAAACAGATTCTCTGTTTAGAAAAGTTCAGGGCTGAGCAACTGTGTACTCGGCTATCCAGGATCAGGTTTAAATTGTTGAGTTGGATCAACTTTCTGGAGGTGGCTGCAGAGTTGCTGATAATAAAGGTTGTGTCCCATCTGTAAATCGGCTTCAGTTGGACATAACTGAGACACTTACACTGCATGAAAAGAGAGATTTCCAGCAGCTATTGACACATAATGTTGCTGCTTGCTTGAGATTGAGGACAGGTcagcagaagtttttttttgttgtaatagAAAACTGTTGAGAACTGTGGAGAACTGAGGTGTACTTTGTGTGTCGGTGTTACACCATTAAAGGAAGTTGCTGGAAACCATAGAAATTCAAATCAGCTACTCAGCACTGGCCTTCCTGACTACCTCTCCTTATGCTTACATCTTAACAATGATTTGTTTACACATATGACTGCAAAAGTTGTAACcaaagttgcatttttattttcttttgatttatatAATCAGAGATTCACattctttgtaattttttttgccttttttcatttaaatggaATTATACACAAATTATAATACAGGGGAAACATTAAAGCAATAGTAAATTCACAAGAAAACAATCTAATATATGTAATGAATTATGCAATTTTAATGtattagaaaattaaaactattgaTACATTTGGGAAGGTTATGTCATCCTGGTCAGTTATCcaaaactgattaaaatcaagagcCTTTAGGGTTTCTTAGATAATGACATACTACAACATGTCATTATTGTTAAAACTACATTGTCATTGTTAAAACATTGAGATATTTGCAAGGAGATATAATTAGTGTGGATAATTAAAGTAAATCCTTTCCTCATGTCTAGATTGACAGCCTGATACAGTATCTCAATCTCCCAGATTTCCACCACTGTGCAGAGTGGGATAACAACTGCCCTGCTTAAACACACAGTGGATGTGTTTACTACGCATCGTCCAGGAATGGGCTCAACATGTAGAAATGATGCTGGGAGTGAATTATCTGTTCCCTGCAAGCTACAAACGTGTACTAGCATTCTATAAAAATATGAGACTTATAAGATGAAAGATGACTTAACATTGCAACTGAAATAGAAAGatatttcaaattaattaaagaGCAGAACTAAATGCAAACTCGCACTGTGGATGAagttaaaacctttaaatggaaaggaaagaaggaataTGACACCA includes:
- the LOC116721387 gene encoding tRNA wybutosine-synthesizing protein 3 homolog isoform X3; amino-acid sequence: MDRTFSRIKTQSLSRLDLSKKGSVDEDIEHVVSLLNSCEQFFTTSSCSGRIILIDGAAGSSDAHKQNCVWLFVSHQKCTCDDLMSGLSRACGDAVLKFEPFVLHVQCRRLEDAQLLAVRSTHGLEVPLSRHGKLLVDEDYIQFLTQIANQKMEENLRRVQRLFQNLQSAVSAERQHIPDSPGTQEHQDSQHTHKKGRRGEQGTNKQNQLNVNKRRHQHETDGCHDYGDSSLPELNDCLDLFT
- the LOC116721387 gene encoding tRNA wybutosine-synthesizing protein 3 homolog isoform X5, which produces MDRTFSRIKTQSLSRLDLSKKGSVDEDIEHVVSLLNSCEQFFTTSSCSGRIILIDGAAGSSDAHKQNCVWLFVSHQKCTCDDLMSGLSRACGDAVLKFEPFVLHVQCRRLEDAQLLHSVAVNSGFRNSGLTVGKTGKIVSAVRSTHGLEVPLSRHGKLLVDEDYIQFLTQIANQKMEENLRRALPEPPVSRVSRETAYPRQPWHPGTSRFPTHTQERKEGRTGNK
- the LOC116721387 gene encoding tRNA wybutosine-synthesizing protein 3 homolog isoform X2, encoding MDRTFSRIKTQSLSRLDLSKKGSVDEDIEHVVSLLNSCEQFFTTSSCSGRIILIDGAAGSSDAHKQNCVWLFVSHQKCTCDDLMSGLSRACGDAVLKFEPFVLHVQCRRLEDAQLLHSVAVNSGFRNSGLTVGKTGKIVSAVRSTHGLEVPLSRHGKLLVDEDYIQFLTQIANQKMEENLRRVQRLFQNLQSAVSAERQHIPDSPGTQEHQDSQHTHKKGRRGEQGTNKQNQLNVNKRRHQHETDGCHDYGDSSLPELNDCLDLFT
- the LOC116721387 gene encoding tRNA wybutosine-synthesizing protein 3 homolog isoform X6, which encodes MDRTFSRIKTQSLSRLDLSKKGSVDEDIEHVVSLLNSCEQFFTTSSCSGRIILIDGMSGLSRACGDAVLKFEPFVLHVQCRRLEDAQLLAVRSTHGLEVPLSRHGKLLVDEDYIQFLTQIANQKMEENLRRVQRLFQNLQSAVSAERQHIPDSPGTQEHQDSQHTHKKGRRGEQGTNKQNQLNVNKRRHQHETDGCHDYGDSSLPELNDCLDLFT
- the LOC116721387 gene encoding tRNA wybutosine-synthesizing protein 3 homolog isoform X4; this encodes MDRTFSRIKTQSLSRLDLSKKGSVDEDIEHVVSLLNSCEQFFTTSSCSGRIILIDGMSGLSRACGDAVLKFEPFVLHVQCRRLEDAQLLHSVAVNSGFRNSGLTVGKTGKIVSAVRSTHGLEVPLSRHGKLLVDEDYIQFLTQIANQKMEENLRRVQRLFQNLQSAVSAERQHIPDSPGTQEHQDSQHTHKKGRRGEQGTNKQNQLNVNKRRHQHETDGCHDYGDSSLPELNDCLDLFT